In Chitinibacter sp. SCUT-21, a single genomic region encodes these proteins:
- a CDS encoding response regulator, producing MQSNGVEKIRRQYNQWVADESIEDYALRYSPASFRKWSPNVIGHTMIGTNSALSYEAIGALLLLDFGFANAMSALIFAAIVIFIVGLPICHYAAKYNIDMDLLTRASGFGYVGSTFTSLIYASFCFIFLAFESAIMAQALKLCWDIPLWLGYLICAVVVIPIVFYGVTAINRFHQATQLIWIVLMILPFAFVLVKDPAALSQLGSFAGQVSKSNEFDWLNFGIAAGIAFALIAQIGEQVDYLRFMPEQKSKRDINWWANMLLGGPGWVVIAFIKQLGGVLLAASAVLAGVAIADAKEPVQIFNHAFQYILANPATALLITTIFVIISEMKVNVTNAYAGSLAWSNFFSRITHSHPGRVVWLVFNSAIALLLMELDLFAAINNVLGMYSNIAVAWTCAVVSDLAINKPLGLSPPIIEFKRAHLFNFNPVGVMSVIIASVLSTIAFSGLLGDYAQAYAWLIAAVVSFVLPPIIAKLTQGRYYIARQTQYRQRSDILIQCGVCDHHYAETDSAYCPFHQAPICSLCCTLESNCHDMCKPKIKNTLDYYREYMGYVLQFILRKELQERTVTRIANFALVWLVMSGLIALILWMTLPVAMSQFDSALRLQFDEYAIRVFFGLAVLSCIATWWIVLTNESRNIAEEELRLAKERAEAATIAKSEFLANMSHEIRTPMNAIIGMSYLALKTELTVKQRDYINKVHGAATSLLGIINDILDYSKVEAGKLELEAIEFKLDDVLNKVATVTAGRTHDKGLEYLMQVAHDVPRTLNGDPLRLGQVLINLVNNAVKFTERGQVELQIEFVGQTDNAVTLKFSIKDSGIGMTPAQKSRLFQPFTQADGSTTRKYGGTGLGLTISKRIVEAMQGEIFVESVEGLGSVFSFTAQLGVALPSTAEPALSLANAKVLLVDDHHAVRRVVLDMLQQAGIQAHAVESGEAALTLLQQQTDFNLVLLDWVMPGLSGEATARQIRALPAHRHTPIALMTSLGDAEHSIQSLAELELKRTLYKPLTQSTLVDCLSEVYGGPSFAQAQQADSAIRPDMLSGMRLLLVEDNEINQQIAVELLSEAGATVTVAGHGKAAVDLLLGNPILSFDAVLMDVQMPVMDGFEASRIIRAQARFSDLPIIAMTAHALEEERQRCVAAGMNDHVSKPIDPEVFLLTLQRWKNASAAPAHSSPVTPVTAAQAAPTLHIAGLNTVAGLKRVNGKLALYLDILQQFAQHHSNTCQQLRTQAQAHNWLALAQQLHALKGTAANLGAEAIAEKAAALEQQVKADHIDPDLLDRLDADLQALFLAIEAASPAANPAQAAAPADLVLLRHLCELLNDQNSEAVDYLLEHEATLTSCFSADQFQAFSRAIHQFDFPTALAIAKLAKE from the coding sequence ATGCAATCCAATGGCGTTGAAAAAATCAGGCGGCAATACAACCAATGGGTTGCCGACGAATCGATTGAAGACTACGCGCTGCGGTATTCGCCTGCGAGCTTTCGCAAATGGTCGCCCAATGTAATCGGCCACACGATGATCGGTACCAATTCGGCGCTCTCGTACGAGGCCATTGGTGCGCTGCTCTTGCTTGATTTTGGCTTTGCCAATGCGATGTCGGCGCTGATTTTTGCCGCGATTGTGATATTTATCGTCGGCCTGCCCATTTGCCATTACGCGGCCAAATACAATATCGATATGGATTTGCTGACCCGCGCATCGGGTTTTGGCTATGTGGGTTCGACGTTTACTTCGCTGATTTACGCATCGTTTTGCTTTATTTTTCTCGCCTTTGAATCGGCAATCATGGCGCAGGCGCTCAAGCTGTGCTGGGACATACCCTTGTGGTTGGGCTATTTAATTTGCGCGGTGGTTGTCATTCCCATCGTGTTTTATGGCGTTACCGCAATCAATCGCTTTCATCAAGCGACGCAGCTGATTTGGATCGTACTGATGATCCTGCCATTTGCTTTTGTCCTAGTAAAAGACCCCGCAGCACTGTCGCAGCTAGGCAGTTTTGCCGGGCAAGTGAGCAAATCGAATGAGTTTGATTGGCTCAATTTCGGTATTGCGGCCGGCATCGCTTTTGCCTTGATTGCCCAGATTGGCGAGCAAGTTGATTACTTGCGTTTCATGCCCGAGCAAAAATCCAAACGTGATATCAATTGGTGGGCCAATATGCTGCTGGGCGGCCCGGGTTGGGTGGTGATTGCGTTTATCAAACAATTAGGCGGGGTGCTCTTGGCGGCCAGCGCGGTGCTGGCTGGTGTTGCGATTGCGGATGCTAAAGAGCCGGTGCAAATTTTTAACCACGCTTTTCAATATATCCTCGCCAACCCAGCTACCGCGCTGCTGATTACCACGATCTTTGTGATCATTTCCGAAATGAAAGTCAATGTGACCAACGCCTACGCTGGCTCGCTCGCGTGGTCGAATTTCTTTTCGCGCATCACACATTCGCACCCGGGGCGCGTCGTTTGGCTGGTATTCAATAGCGCGATTGCCCTGCTGCTGATGGAGCTCGACCTATTTGCGGCGATTAATAATGTGTTGGGGATGTATTCCAATATCGCCGTGGCGTGGACTTGTGCGGTGGTGTCGGACTTGGCAATCAATAAGCCCCTTGGTTTAAGCCCGCCGATTATCGAGTTTAAACGCGCGCATTTGTTTAATTTCAACCCCGTTGGCGTGATGAGTGTGATCATTGCCTCGGTGTTATCAACGATTGCTTTTAGCGGCCTATTAGGCGATTACGCGCAAGCTTATGCCTGGCTGATTGCCGCGGTGGTCAGCTTTGTTTTACCCCCCATCATCGCCAAATTAACGCAAGGCCGCTACTACATTGCGCGCCAAACCCAATACCGCCAGCGCTCGGATATTTTGATTCAGTGTGGCGTGTGCGATCACCATTACGCCGAAACCGATTCGGCTTACTGCCCATTTCACCAAGCACCGATTTGCTCTTTGTGTTGCACACTCGAATCCAATTGCCACGATATGTGCAAACCCAAAATCAAAAACACGCTGGATTACTATCGCGAATACATGGGGTATGTGCTGCAATTCATTCTGCGTAAAGAGCTACAGGAACGTACCGTCACCCGTATCGCTAATTTTGCGCTAGTTTGGTTGGTGATGAGCGGGCTGATTGCACTCATCCTGTGGATGACCTTGCCCGTGGCAATGAGCCAATTTGATTCAGCACTGCGTTTGCAATTTGATGAATACGCGATTCGGGTTTTTTTTGGTTTGGCCGTGCTGTCGTGTATTGCCACGTGGTGGATTGTGTTGACCAATGAAAGCCGCAATATCGCCGAAGAAGAGCTGCGCCTCGCCAAAGAACGTGCCGAAGCAGCAACCATCGCCAAAAGCGAATTCTTAGCCAATATGAGCCACGAAATTCGCACGCCAATGAATGCGATTATTGGCATGTCGTATTTGGCGCTGAAAACCGAGCTCACCGTAAAACAACGCGACTACATCAATAAAGTTCACGGCGCGGCCACTTCGCTCTTGGGCATCATTAACGATATTTTGGATTACTCCAAAGTTGAAGCAGGCAAGCTCGAACTAGAGGCCATCGAATTCAAACTCGACGATGTACTCAATAAAGTCGCCACCGTCACCGCAGGGCGCACGCACGACAAAGGGCTTGAATACCTGATGCAAGTGGCGCATGACGTACCGCGTACGCTGAATGGCGACCCGCTGCGGCTGGGGCAAGTGCTGATCAATTTGGTCAACAATGCAGTCAAATTTACCGAGCGCGGTCAGGTTGAATTGCAGATTGAATTCGTGGGCCAAACGGATAATGCGGTCACGCTGAAATTCTCGATCAAAGACTCAGGCATCGGTATGACGCCTGCGCAAAAAAGCCGACTCTTTCAGCCCTTTACGCAAGCGGACGGCTCAACCACGCGCAAATACGGCGGAACTGGTCTGGGGTTGACCATCAGTAAACGCATTGTTGAGGCGATGCAGGGCGAGATTTTTGTCGAAAGCGTCGAAGGCTTGGGTTCGGTGTTTAGTTTTACCGCGCAATTAGGTGTCGCCTTGCCAAGCACGGCTGAGCCAGCACTCTCGCTCGCCAATGCCAAAGTTTTGCTGGTGGACGATCATCATGCGGTGCGCCGCGTTGTGCTCGATATGCTGCAACAAGCAGGGATTCAAGCCCACGCGGTCGAGAGCGGCGAGGCGGCGCTGACGCTGCTGCAACAGCAAACCGACTTCAACTTGGTCTTGCTCGATTGGGTCATGCCGGGTCTGAGTGGCGAAGCCACCGCACGCCAAATCCGCGCCCTACCCGCCCATCGCCACACGCCGATTGCGCTGATGACCTCGCTCGGCGACGCTGAACACTCCATCCAATCCTTGGCTGAGTTAGAACTGAAACGCACGCTGTATAAACCCCTCACGCAATCAACCTTGGTCGATTGCCTCAGTGAAGTCTACGGCGGGCCAAGTTTTGCCCAAGCGCAGCAAGCCGACTCCGCCATACGCCCTGATATGTTAAGCGGTATGCGACTGCTGCTGGTAGAAGACAATGAAATCAACCAGCAAATCGCCGTTGAATTACTGAGCGAAGCAGGTGCAACGGTCACGGTGGCAGGCCATGGCAAAGCGGCAGTCGATTTACTGTTGGGTAACCCCATTCTGAGTTTTGATGCCGTTCTAATGGATGTGCAAATGCCGGTGATGGATGGTTTTGAAGCCAGCCGGATTATTCGCGCGCAAGCACGGTTTAGCGATTTACCCATTATCGCAATGACGGCACACGCACTCGAAGAAGAGCGTCAACGCTGCGTTGCGGCAGGCATGAATGATCATGTGAGCAAACCGATCGACCCCGAAGTGTTTTTGCTGACCCTGCAACGCTGGAAAAACGCGAGTGCTGCGCCAGCTCACTCAAGCCCTGTTACACCAGTTACAGCAGCGCAAGCCGCACCAACGCTACACATTGCAGGGCTAAACACCGTTGCGGGGCTCAAGCGGGTGAATGGCAAATTAGCTTTGTATCTTGATATTTTGCAGCAATTTGCCCAGCACCATAGCAACACTTGCCAGCAACTGCGCACACAGGCCCAAGCTCATAATTGGCTGGCACTTGCGCAGCAATTGCATGCCCTTAAAGGCACCGCGGCTAATTTGGGCGCTGAAGCGATTGCCGAAAAAGCCGCCGCGCTTGAGCAACAAGTAAAAGCAGACCACATCGATCCCGATTTACTCGATCGGCTAGATGCAGATCTGCAAGCGCTGTTTCTAGCGATTGAAGCCGCAAGCCCCGCAGCCAACCCCGCTCAGGCCGCTGCACCTGCTGATCTTGTACTACTCAGGCATTTATGCGAATTACTAAATGATCAAAACAGCGAAGCAGTCGATTATTTGTTGGAACATGAAGCCACGCTGACCAGCTGTTTTAGCGCCGATCAGTTCCAGGCCTTTTCACGTGCCATCCACCAATTTGACTTCCCGACCGCACTCGCAATTGCCAAGCTAGCGAAGGAGTAA
- a CDS encoding two-component system response regulator, which translates to MKKADILVVDDTPENLRLVSALLKDLYKVRVATSGMQALSLAQASPPDLILLDIMMPEMDGYSVCQQLKRQPSTQDIPVIFLTARSEVDDETHGFELGAVDYITKPISPPILLARVATQLTLKHARDFLLDQNVFLEREVQLRTHQVQCVQDVTIMAMASLAETRDNETGNHILRTQRYVKALALKLKNIAPYDTLLTDELIELLYKSAPLHDIGKVGIPDHILLKPGKLSDAEFEIMKTHTTLGRDAIVRAESLLQGQNDFLRYAREIAYCHQEKWDGSGYPQGLKGEAIPLSARLMAIADVYDALISKRVYKPAFSHEKALEIMRQGRGSHFDPALCDVFLQMADEFAQIAQAFRDDHEAEAAEKPSPALQR; encoded by the coding sequence ATGAAAAAAGCCGATATTTTGGTCGTCGACGACACGCCAGAAAACCTACGCTTGGTCAGCGCCCTGCTCAAAGATTTATATAAAGTGCGCGTCGCGACCAGTGGGATGCAGGCGTTGTCGCTGGCGCAAGCAAGCCCGCCCGATCTGATTTTGCTCGATATTATGATGCCGGAAATGGATGGCTACAGCGTTTGCCAGCAGCTTAAACGCCAGCCCAGTACGCAAGATATTCCGGTGATTTTTTTAACCGCGCGCAGCGAAGTGGACGATGAAACACATGGCTTTGAACTAGGCGCAGTGGATTACATTACCAAACCAATTAGCCCGCCGATTTTGCTCGCTCGCGTCGCAACGCAACTCACGCTCAAGCACGCACGTGATTTTCTACTCGATCAAAATGTGTTTTTGGAACGAGAAGTGCAACTGCGCACGCACCAAGTGCAATGCGTGCAAGACGTTACCATTATGGCGATGGCCTCACTGGCCGAGACACGCGACAACGAAACCGGCAATCACATTTTGCGCACGCAACGCTATGTGAAAGCCCTCGCGCTCAAATTAAAAAATATTGCGCCCTACGATACGCTGCTTACCGATGAATTGATTGAGTTATTGTACAAATCAGCGCCGCTGCATGACATCGGCAAGGTTGGCATTCCCGACCATATTTTGCTCAAACCGGGCAAGCTGAGCGACGCTGAATTTGAAATCATGAAAACGCATACCACTTTGGGGCGCGATGCGATTGTGCGGGCCGAATCGCTGTTGCAAGGCCAAAATGATTTCCTGCGCTATGCGCGCGAAATCGCCTATTGCCATCAGGAAAAATGGGATGGCAGCGGCTACCCGCAAGGTTTAAAAGGCGAAGCCATTCCGCTTTCGGCTCGGCTGATGGCGATCGCCGATGTGTATGACGCGCTGATTAGTAAACGCGTTTACAAACCAGCGTTTAGCCATGAAAAAGCGCTTGAAATCATGCGCCAAGGGCGAGGCAGCCATTTTGACCCCGCGCTGTGCGATGTGTTTTTACAAATGGCCGACGAGTTTGCCCAAATTGCACAAGCCTTTCGCGATGATCATGAAGCCGAAGCAGCCGAAAAGCCCAGCCCTGCGCTGCAGCGCTAG
- a CDS encoding ferritin-like domain-containing protein has product MRTLVFAAAFAALMANDPDEKIALLAQIDPANFAADQEQVLRVENPGRPARPELVPPAQVPRRSNLRLPEHRAALLHAFAHIEFNAINLALDAIYRFRKMPQQYYVDWLRVANEEAYHFNLLREHLASLGFRYGDFEAHNSLWEMALRTDADVMARMALVPRILEARGLDAVPPLRAKLAAAGDMRACEIMDIILRDEIGHVRIGNHWYRWCCEQRGLEVIPTFVALLRQYDAPTFRGELNHLARLEAGFSEDELELIESLKL; this is encoded by the coding sequence ATGAGAACGCTCGTGTTTGCTGCCGCTTTTGCCGCCTTAATGGCGAACGACCCTGATGAGAAAATTGCGCTGCTGGCGCAGATTGACCCCGCCAACTTTGCAGCAGATCAGGAACAAGTGCTGCGCGTTGAAAACCCTGGCCGCCCGGCGCGGCCAGAATTAGTGCCGCCAGCGCAAGTGCCGCGCCGCAGTAATTTACGGCTGCCCGAGCATCGCGCCGCCTTGCTGCATGCGTTTGCGCATATTGAATTTAACGCGATTAATTTGGCGCTCGACGCGATTTATCGTTTTCGCAAGATGCCGCAGCAGTATTATGTTGATTGGCTGCGCGTCGCCAATGAAGAGGCTTACCATTTCAACCTGTTGCGCGAGCATTTGGCGAGCCTGGGTTTTCGCTATGGCGATTTTGAGGCGCACAATAGCTTGTGGGAAATGGCACTGCGTACCGACGCCGATGTAATGGCGCGCATGGCCTTGGTGCCGCGCATTTTAGAAGCGCGCGGGCTCGATGCCGTGCCGCCGCTGCGCGCCAAATTGGCCGCCGCGGGCGATATGCGCGCGTGCGAGATTATGGATATTATTTTGCGCGACGAAATCGGCCACGTACGCATCGGCAATCATTGGTATCGCTGGTGCTGCGAGCAACGCGGCCTTGAAGTGATTCCGACTTTTGTTGCGCTACTGCGCCAATACGACGCGCCAACGTTTCGTGGCGAGCTCAATCACTTGGCGCGGCTTGAGGCGGGTTTTAGCGAAGACGAGCTTGAGCTGATTGAGTCGCTTAAACTCTAG
- the fabI gene encoding enoyl-ACP reductase FabI — MTQELAGKYALIVGMANANSIAYGVAKALKAQGVQLAITYQTDRTKDFIAPLLEELDPAIVLKCNVQEDGDLEAVFGEIQKTWGRLDIGVHSIAFALKDDLHGRVVDSSAQGFALAMDVSCHSFIRMAKLAEPLMTSGGTLLTMSYLGADRVVQNYGVMGPVKAALESSVRYLANELGSKKIRVHAVSPGPIMTRAASGIPEFNALLSQASQNAPMRELVDIDDVGAAAAFLCSDGAKRLTGSTFYVDGGMNIIS, encoded by the coding sequence ATGACGCAAGAACTCGCAGGCAAATACGCGCTAATCGTTGGCATGGCCAACGCCAATTCAATCGCCTACGGCGTGGCCAAAGCGCTGAAAGCGCAAGGCGTGCAACTGGCGATTACTTACCAAACCGATCGCACCAAAGACTTTATCGCCCCGCTGCTCGAAGAATTAGACCCCGCCATCGTGCTCAAATGCAATGTGCAGGAAGACGGCGATTTAGAAGCGGTTTTTGGCGAAATCCAAAAAACCTGGGGCCGCCTTGATATTGGCGTGCACTCGATCGCGTTTGCGCTGAAAGATGATTTGCACGGCCGCGTCGTCGATAGCTCGGCACAAGGCTTTGCGCTGGCGATGGACGTGTCGTGCCATTCGTTTATCCGCATGGCTAAGCTCGCCGAACCGCTAATGACTAGCGGCGGCACTTTGCTAACGATGAGCTATTTGGGCGCCGATCGCGTCGTACAAAACTACGGCGTTATGGGCCCGGTGAAAGCCGCGCTGGAAAGCAGCGTGCGCTATTTGGCGAACGAGCTGGGCAGCAAAAAAATCCGCGTTCACGCCGTGTCGCCCGGCCCGATTATGACGCGCGCCGCCAGCGGTATTCCTGAGTTTAACGCGCTATTGTCGCAAGCCTCGCAAAACGCGCCGATGCGCGAATTGGTCGACATCGACGACGTTGGCGCAGCCGCCGCTTTCCTGTGCTCAGACGGCGCCAAACGCCTGACCGGATCGACTTTTTATGTGGATGGCGGGATGAACATTATCTCTTAA
- a CDS encoding bifunctional enoyl-CoA hydratase/phosphate acetyltransferase: MSAENLLFADLKIGQQYHRQHLVRRSDVDMLGMMAGKTEIEGVVKVPATGIFLFLTATAINSFPGPGSLIEQHQLQSQGWVEEDDILSLTLTVSSKNDSNKVVTLQAHCENQHGELLCSGPIQVIAPTVSQRSEYAEAPQFTLRAHHVFANLREKTDLLAPVPTAVVHPCDRDSLLGAMQAANEKLIIPILVGPEAKIRAVAQNEGIDLTGVRIVGAEHSHNSAQKAVELCRNGEAQALMKGSLHTDEMMSEVMCSATGLRTARRISHVFVMDVPAYERALLVTDAAINIAPGLAAKADITQNAIDLAHILGNPCPKVALLSAVETVTDKMPSTMDAALLCKMADRGQIHGAILDGPLAFDNAISMAAAKTKKINSPVAGQADILVVPDIEAGNMLAKQMSYFAAADSAGIVLGARVPIVLTSRADDVKTRLASAAVMVLVAHASK; the protein is encoded by the coding sequence ATGAGCGCTGAAAACCTACTTTTTGCCGATTTAAAAATCGGCCAGCAATACCATCGGCAACATTTAGTCCGCCGTAGCGACGTAGACATGCTGGGTATGATGGCGGGAAAGACAGAAATAGAGGGCGTGGTGAAAGTACCTGCCACGGGTATTTTTTTGTTTCTAACCGCAACGGCGATCAATTCTTTTCCCGGCCCTGGCTCTTTAATTGAGCAGCACCAGCTGCAATCGCAAGGCTGGGTGGAAGAAGACGATATTTTGTCGCTGACTTTAACGGTTAGCAGCAAAAACGACAGCAATAAGGTTGTCACGCTGCAAGCGCATTGCGAAAACCAGCACGGCGAATTGCTGTGCAGCGGGCCAATTCAGGTGATCGCGCCGACCGTGAGCCAGCGCAGCGAATACGCCGAAGCGCCGCAATTTACGCTGCGCGCGCATCATGTGTTTGCCAATTTGCGCGAGAAAACCGATCTGCTCGCGCCAGTGCCGACCGCCGTCGTCCACCCGTGTGATCGCGATTCGCTACTCGGCGCAATGCAGGCGGCGAATGAAAAACTGATTATCCCAATCTTGGTCGGTCCCGAAGCCAAAATCCGCGCCGTCGCGCAAAACGAAGGCATAGATCTAACAGGCGTTCGCATCGTCGGCGCAGAGCACAGCCATAATTCGGCGCAAAAAGCCGTCGAGCTATGCCGCAATGGCGAGGCGCAAGCGCTAATGAAAGGCAGCTTGCACACCGATGAAATGATGTCCGAAGTCATGTGCTCGGCCACCGGCCTGCGCACCGCGCGCCGCATCAGCCATGTGTTTGTGATGGACGTGCCTGCCTACGAGCGCGCGCTGCTGGTCACCGACGCGGCGATCAATATCGCGCCGGGGCTGGCGGCCAAGGCCGACATCACGCAAAACGCGATCGACTTGGCGCATATCTTGGGCAACCCCTGCCCGAAAGTCGCGCTGCTCTCAGCAGTAGAAACCGTCACCGACAAAATGCCTTCGACAATGGACGCGGCGCTGCTGTGCAAAATGGCCGACCGCGGGCAAATCCACGGCGCGATTTTGGATGGCCCGCTAGCGTTTGATAACGCCATTTCGATGGCCGCGGCCAAAACAAAAAAAATCAACTCGCCCGTCGCCGGCCAAGCCGATATTTTGGTCGTGCCCGACATTGAAGCGGGCAATATGCTCGCCAAGCAAATGAGCTACTTCGCCGCCGCCGACTCAGCCGGCATTGTGCTCGGCGCGCGCGTGCCGATCGTGCTAACCAGCCGCGCCGATGATGTAAAAACGCGGCTCGCCTCCGCCGCGGTGATGGTGCTGGTGGCGCACGCGAGTAAGTAA
- a CDS encoding M48 family metallopeptidase: MHQLKYIAHYPAQLVEQVQQLIAKNQLAPMLAKKYPARHQVQTDKALYDYVSELKSEYFRNAPALAKVGFDSKISVINHALGLHTQIARVQGGKLKSKNEIRIATLFKNTPPEFLRMIVVHELAHIKEKEHNKAFYQLCQHMEPNYLQYEFDLRLHLTVQDLGLA, from the coding sequence ATGCACCAACTCAAATACATCGCACACTACCCTGCCCAGCTCGTCGAACAAGTTCAGCAGTTGATCGCCAAAAATCAGCTCGCGCCGATGTTGGCGAAGAAATATCCGGCGCGGCATCAGGTGCAGACCGATAAGGCGCTGTATGACTATGTCAGCGAATTAAAATCGGAATATTTTCGCAACGCGCCGGCGCTGGCCAAGGTGGGGTTTGATAGCAAGATCAGCGTAATCAATCATGCGCTCGGGCTACACACGCAAATCGCGCGCGTGCAAGGCGGTAAGCTAAAAAGCAAAAATGAAATCCGCATCGCGACGCTATTTAAAAACACGCCGCCTGAATTTTTGCGCATGATCGTTGTGCACGAACTCGCGCACATCAAAGAAAAAGAGCACAACAAAGCGTTTTACCAGCTATGCCAGCATATGGAGCCGAACTATCTGCAATACGAGTTCGATCTGCGTTTGCATTTAACGGTGCAAGATTTGGGCCTGGCCTAA